A section of the Cyanobacteria bacterium GSL.Bin1 genome encodes:
- a CDS encoding type II toxin-antitoxin system HicB family antitoxin, whose translation MLTTYIQKAMHRANYELLEDGSFYGEIAELPGVYANAETLETCRELLQEVLEGWLILGLRLQHQLPVIEGIDPILLEKNGRIFTY comes from the coding sequence ATGCTAACCACATATATTCAAAAAGCAATGCACAGAGCAAATTACGAACTTCTAGAAGATGGCTCATTCTATGGAGAAATAGCAGAACTTCCAGGGGTTTATGCCAATGCCGAAACCCTGGAAACTTGTCGCGAACTTTTACAAGAAGTTTTGGAAGGCTGGTTAATTCTTGGATTGCGATTACAACACCAATTACCTGTAATAGAAGGGATCGATCCAATATTACTAGAGAAGAATGGGAGAATCTTTACCTATTAA